In Pseudomonas sp. ADAK18, a single window of DNA contains:
- a CDS encoding nucleoid-structuring protein H-NS, which produces MPHHSAPRLGSVCPHSGIAPWARRDRPSMAVRGYPGIHAGVPTTQYLRAASVV; this is translated from the coding sequence TTGCCCCACCACTCGGCACCTCGCCTAGGCTCGGTGTGCCCGCACTCCGGCATTGCTCCGTGGGCCCGCCGCGATCGGCCATCCATGGCCGTGCGCGGCTACCCCGGCATCCATGCCGGGGTGCCCACTACGCAATACCTGCGTGCGGCCAGCGTGGTTTAA
- a CDS encoding nucleotide sugar dehydrogenase has product MRISIFGLGYVGAVCAGCLSARGHEVVGVDISKEKIDLINAGKSPIVEPGLGELLSQGIQTGRLRGTTNFAEAIRDTDLSMICVGTPSKKNGDLELNYIESVCREIGFVLRDKTTRHTIVVRSTVLPGTVANVVIPILEDCSGKKAGVDFGVAVNPEFLRESTAIADYDLPPMTVIGEFDTASGDVLQSLYEELDAPIIRKDIAVAEMIKYTCNVWHATKVTFANEIGNIAKAVGVDGREVMEVVCQDKTLNLSQYYMRPGFAFGGSCLPKDVRALTYRASSLDVEAPLLNSLMRSNESQVQNAFDIISGHDKRKVALLGLSFKAGTDDLRESPLVELAEMLIGKGFDLSIYDSNVEYARVHGANKDYIESKIPHVSSLLNSDFDAVINNSDVIILGNRDEKFRALAQVAPHGKQVVDLVGFMSKATSVSGRTEGICW; this is encoded by the coding sequence ATGCGCATCAGCATATTTGGTTTGGGTTACGTTGGCGCAGTCTGTGCCGGTTGCCTGTCTGCACGGGGCCACGAAGTGGTTGGCGTAGACATCTCCAAGGAAAAGATCGACCTGATCAACGCGGGTAAATCACCTATCGTTGAACCGGGTCTGGGCGAGTTGTTGAGCCAGGGCATTCAAACCGGCCGACTGCGCGGCACCACTAATTTCGCCGAAGCCATCCGCGACACCGACCTGTCGATGATTTGCGTCGGTACGCCGAGCAAGAAAAACGGTGACCTCGAACTGAACTACATCGAGTCGGTGTGCCGCGAGATCGGTTTTGTCCTGCGTGACAAGACCACCCGCCACACCATCGTGGTGCGCAGTACCGTGTTACCCGGCACCGTGGCTAACGTGGTGATCCCGATTCTCGAAGACTGCTCGGGCAAGAAAGCCGGCGTAGACTTCGGTGTCGCGGTGAACCCGGAATTCCTGCGGGAAAGCACTGCCATCGCCGACTACGACCTGCCACCGATGACCGTCATCGGCGAATTCGACACCGCCTCAGGTGATGTCCTGCAGTCGCTGTACGAAGAGCTCGACGCGCCGATCATCCGCAAGGACATCGCCGTCGCCGAGATGATCAAGTACACCTGCAACGTCTGGCATGCGACCAAAGTGACCTTCGCCAACGAGATCGGCAACATCGCCAAAGCGGTGGGCGTCGATGGCCGCGAAGTGATGGAAGTGGTCTGCCAGGACAAGACCCTCAACCTGTCTCAGTACTACATGCGCCCGGGTTTCGCCTTCGGCGGCTCCTGCCTGCCCAAGGATGTGCGTGCCCTGACCTACCGCGCCAGTTCGCTGGACGTGGAAGCCCCGCTGCTCAACTCGCTGATGCGCAGCAACGAGTCCCAGGTGCAGAACGCCTTCGACATCATCTCCGGCCACGACAAACGCAAAGTTGCCCTGCTGGGCCTGAGCTTCAAGGCCGGCACCGACGACCTGCGTGAGAGCCCGTTGGTGGAGTTGGCGGAAATGCTGATCGGCAAGGGCTTCGACCTGAGCATCTACGACAGCAACGTCGAGTACGCCCGCGTCCACGGCGCCAACAAGGATTACATCGAATCGAAGATTCCGCACGTGTCGTCCCTGCTCAACTCGGACTTCGATGCGGTGATCAACAACTCCGATGTGATCATCCTCGGCAACCGCGACGAGAAGTTCCGCGCACTGGCCCAGGTTGCCCCTCACGGCAAACAAGTGGTGGACCTGGTGGGCTTCATGTCCAAGGCCACCAGCGTGAGTGGCCGTACCGAAGGTATTTGCTGGTAA
- a CDS encoding polysaccharide deacetylase family protein: MRIALILSAWLLCLTAQAAPVDVASLDRSTWPEKLSSPALFDVASRAEILMFAHALLASETLDEPALKQRLGLKNINLASIDDLRRQLWQRLLENYTFAQQSCEQDASFCYLVENMDDLREQAGKFVISDNSFYIGWAAPSRAFHERYLDEQLRKAALFPQISSEIARFGDHERNGDELNDRLFLLTFDGGPAPVAGNTDWLADYLRKQKMHATFFALGNSLQTRLEKTSPADVQRLYQGQCVGIQGWQYRSHSHWVDWQNSITRSASLVQNLLPENYVPLFRPPYGQRRADSQGFFQSQGLQVALWDIDSEDEAGKLKADESAQRVLTLMLLWRRGVIVFHDTQDKARVALPWLLQATAESGLGWQDCREAFR; the protein is encoded by the coding sequence GTGCGAATCGCACTCATATTGTCCGCCTGGCTGCTCTGCCTGACCGCCCAGGCAGCACCGGTAGACGTGGCCAGCCTGGACCGCAGCACCTGGCCCGAAAAACTCAGCAGCCCAGCCCTGTTCGACGTCGCGTCCCGTGCAGAAATCCTGATGTTCGCTCATGCCTTGCTGGCCAGCGAAACCCTGGATGAACCCGCCCTCAAACAGCGCCTGGGCCTGAAAAATATCAACCTGGCGTCCATCGACGACCTGCGTCGCCAGCTGTGGCAGCGGCTGCTGGAGAACTACACATTCGCCCAGCAAAGCTGCGAGCAGGACGCCTCATTCTGCTACCTGGTGGAAAACATGGACGACCTGCGCGAACAGGCCGGCAAGTTCGTGATCAGCGACAACTCTTTCTATATAGGCTGGGCCGCACCCAGCCGGGCATTCCATGAACGCTACCTGGATGAACAATTGCGCAAGGCCGCGCTGTTCCCGCAGATCAGCAGCGAGATTGCCCGCTTCGGCGACCATGAACGTAATGGTGATGAGCTCAACGACCGGCTGTTCCTGCTGACTTTCGATGGCGGTCCGGCGCCGGTCGCTGGCAATACGGATTGGCTGGCCGATTACCTGCGCAAACAGAAAATGCACGCCACGTTTTTTGCCCTTGGCAACAGCCTGCAGACACGCCTGGAAAAGACGTCGCCAGCGGATGTGCAGCGGCTTTATCAAGGGCAGTGCGTGGGCATCCAGGGTTGGCAATACCGCTCCCACAGCCATTGGGTGGATTGGCAGAACTCCATCACCCGTAGCGCCAGCCTGGTGCAGAACCTGTTGCCGGAGAACTACGTGCCGTTGTTCCGCCCGCCTTACGGCCAGCGCCGCGCTGACAGTCAGGGATTCTTCCAGTCTCAGGGGTTGCAAGTGGCGTTGTGGGACATCGATTCGGAGGACGAGGCGGGGAAGCTCAAGGCCGACGAATCCGCCCAACGGGTGCTGACATTGATGCTGTTGTGGCGTCGTGGGGTGATCGTTTTTCATGACACCCAGGACAAGGCACGGGTGGCATTACCCTGGCTGTTGCAGGCGACGGCTGAAAGTGGACTTGGCTGGCAGGATTGCCGGGAAGCGTTTCGCTGA
- the yaaA gene encoding peroxide stress protein YaaA — protein MLMVISPAKTLDFDTPPVTPHFTQPQYLDHSQELIEQLRELSPAQISELMHVSDKIGGLNAARFGSWTPAFTQANAKQALLAFKGDVYTGMNAQTFKDADFTYAQEHLRMLSGLYGLLRPLDLMMPYRLEMGTKLANARGKDLYAFWGTRISEWLNEALAEQGDDVLLNLASNEYFSAVKRPALNARIINTEFKDLKNGQYKIISFYAKKARGMMSRFVIEERINNPAQLKEFDVQGYRFNAEQSKPDNLVFLRDHAPE, from the coding sequence ATGCTGATGGTGATTTCCCCAGCCAAAACCCTCGATTTCGACACCCCGCCGGTGACCCCGCACTTTACCCAGCCGCAATACCTCGACCACTCCCAGGAGTTGATCGAACAGCTGCGCGAACTAAGCCCGGCGCAGATCAGCGAGCTGATGCATGTCTCCGACAAGATCGGCGGCCTCAACGCCGCCCGTTTCGGCAGCTGGACCCCAGCCTTCACCCAGGCCAATGCCAAGCAGGCACTGCTGGCCTTCAAGGGCGACGTCTACACCGGGATGAATGCCCAGACCTTCAAGGACGCCGACTTCACCTACGCCCAGGAACACCTGCGCATGCTCTCCGGCCTTTATGGCCTGCTGCGCCCGCTGGACCTGATGATGCCGTACCGTCTGGAGATGGGCACCAAGTTGGCCAACGCCCGTGGCAAGGACCTGTACGCCTTCTGGGGCACCCGTATCAGCGAGTGGCTCAATGAAGCGCTGGCCGAACAAGGCGATGACGTACTGCTCAACCTGGCATCCAACGAGTACTTCTCGGCGGTCAAACGCCCGGCCCTGAACGCGCGGATCATCAACACCGAGTTCAAGGACCTGAAAAACGGCCAGTACAAGATCATCAGCTTCTACGCCAAAAAGGCCCGAGGCATGATGAGCCGCTTTGTAATTGAAGAACGCATCAACAACCCCGCCCAGCTCAAGGAGTTTGACGTGCAGGGTTACCGCTTCAATGCGGAGCAGTCCAAGCCGGACAACCTGGTGTTTTTGCGCGATCACGCACCAGAATAA
- the algK gene encoding alginate biosynthesis TPR repeat lipoprotein AlgK produces the protein MPVNTPKTTLSLWGRASVGAGLARDCIDSVLQSDRVARIAGKPAPTQSRSHAASYCALALAISLAGCAGLPDQRLANEALKRGDTVTAAQNYQQLADLGYSEAQVGLADIQVGTRDPEQIKQAEATYRAAADTSPRAQARLGRLLVAKPGATAAEHVEAEGLLKKAFANGEGNTLIPLAMLYLQYPHDFPNVNAQQQISKWRTAGYPEAGLAQVLLYRTQDTYDQHLDEVESICKAALNTTDICYVELATVYQKRGQPEQQAELLKQLEAGYSRGTVTAQRVDSVARVLGDASLGKPDEKTAQALLEKIAPGYPASWVSLAQLLYDFPELGDVDQMMKYLDNGRAADQPRAELLLGKLYYEGKWVPADAKAAEAHFQKAQGREVAADYYLGQIYRRGYLGKVYSQKALDHLLTAARNGQNSADFAIAQLFSQGKGTKPNPLNAYVFSQLAKAQDTPEATELATQLEEQLPPDQRAEGQRLVQQELATRGALSQSTLQLHALQEEDGEESL, from the coding sequence ATGCCTGTGAACACGCCTAAAACAACGCTTTCTCTGTGGGGACGGGCTTCTGTGGGAGCCGGGCTTGCCCGCGATTGCATCGACTCAGTGCTTCAGTCAGACCGAGTCGCCCGCATCGCAGGCAAGCCAGCTCCCACACAAAGCCGCTCGCATGCTGCCTCATACTGCGCACTGGCCCTCGCCATCAGTCTGGCCGGTTGCGCCGGCCTGCCCGACCAGCGCCTGGCCAACGAAGCCCTCAAGCGCGGCGACACGGTGACGGCTGCGCAGAACTATCAACAACTGGCGGACCTGGGTTACAGCGAGGCCCAAGTGGGCCTGGCGGACATCCAGGTCGGCACCCGCGACCCTGAGCAAATCAAGCAAGCCGAAGCAACTTATCGCGCGGCCGCTGACACCTCGCCGCGCGCCCAGGCTCGCCTCGGTCGCCTGCTGGTGGCCAAGCCCGGTGCAACAGCAGCCGAGCACGTCGAGGCCGAAGGCCTGCTGAAAAAAGCCTTCGCCAATGGCGAGGGCAACACCCTGATCCCGCTGGCGATGCTGTACCTGCAATACCCGCACGATTTCCCGAACGTCAACGCCCAGCAGCAGATCAGTAAGTGGCGCACCGCCGGTTACCCGGAAGCCGGCCTGGCCCAAGTGCTGCTGTACCGCACCCAGGACACTTACGACCAACACCTGGATGAAGTCGAAAGCATCTGCAAGGCCGCGCTGAACACCACCGACATCTGCTACGTCGAGCTGGCCACTGTGTACCAGAAACGCGGTCAACCAGAGCAACAAGCCGAACTGCTCAAGCAACTGGAAGCGGGTTATAGCCGTGGCACCGTCACCGCCCAACGGGTGGACAGCGTGGCCCGCGTGCTGGGCGATGCGAGCCTGGGCAAACCTGACGAAAAAACCGCCCAGGCGTTGCTGGAAAAAATCGCCCCCGGCTACCCGGCGTCATGGGTCAGCCTGGCGCAATTGCTCTACGACTTCCCAGAACTGGGCGATGTCGACCAAATGATGAAGTACCTGGACAACGGTCGCGCCGCCGACCAGCCCCGCGCCGAGTTGCTGCTGGGCAAGCTCTACTACGAAGGCAAGTGGGTGCCGGCCGATGCCAAGGCTGCCGAAGCGCACTTCCAGAAAGCCCAGGGCCGCGAAGTGGCGGCCGATTACTACCTCGGCCAGATCTACCGCCGTGGCTATCTGGGCAAGGTCTATTCGCAAAAGGCCCTGGACCATTTGCTGACCGCTGCGCGCAATGGCCAGAACAGCGCCGACTTCGCCATCGCCCAGCTGTTTTCCCAAGGCAAGGGCACCAAGCCCAACCCACTGAACGCTTATGTCTTCAGCCAACTGGCCAAGGCCCAGGACACTCCAGAGGCCACCGAACTGGCCACGCAACTTGAAGAACAGCTGCCGCCTGACCAGCGCGCCGAAGGCCAACGCCTGGTGCAACAAGAGCTGGCCACCCGTGGCGCCTTGAGCCAAAGCACGCTGCAACTGCACGCCCTGCAAGAAGAAGACGGCGAGGAATCCCTATGA
- a CDS encoding alginate biosynthesis protein Alg44, protein MSSPVNANVVHESEAQRQHARVKIPAKLRFFGADRTPMEVRVIDLSAGGLAFNAPQQPLKVGDVHKGRLQFVIDNLGLAMDVELLVRSYDRQTGRTGCQFQNLDAQDISTLRHLITSHLSGDIVTMGDVLATLQRDNFTKARKIKDGGSGMSVFGRLKAVTFSLAIFLVGLAAFGFIFKSVYGMYFVSHAQAGVVSVAGMNVTMPRDGTVQSLIKDNAVAAKGAPLATFSTSMLDVLKGHLDEDQLQPAKVEELFGKQMTGTLTSPCDCVVARQMVADGQYASKGDVIFELVPRGSQANVEARFSYRQFADVRPGTPVNFQVADEEQIRTGTIVSSTSLNSTDLSSDIRVQIKPDAPLDSTYAGRPVEVTSDRGPSLNWLIDKAMAAGL, encoded by the coding sequence ATGAGTTCCCCAGTCAACGCCAACGTCGTCCATGAGTCCGAAGCCCAGCGCCAACACGCCCGGGTCAAGATCCCGGCCAAGCTGCGCTTCTTCGGTGCCGACCGCACACCCATGGAAGTGCGGGTCATAGACCTGTCCGCCGGGGGCCTGGCGTTCAACGCACCCCAACAGCCGCTGAAAGTTGGCGATGTGCACAAAGGCCGCCTGCAGTTCGTCATCGACAACCTCGGCCTGGCAATGGACGTTGAGTTGTTGGTCCGTTCCTACGACCGCCAGACCGGCCGCACCGGTTGCCAATTCCAGAACCTCGACGCCCAGGACATTTCCACCCTGCGCCACCTGATCACCTCACACCTGTCCGGCGATATCGTGACCATGGGTGACGTGCTGGCGACCCTGCAGCGCGACAACTTCACCAAGGCACGCAAAATCAAGGACGGCGGCAGTGGCATGAGCGTGTTCGGTCGCCTGAAAGCGGTGACCTTCAGCCTGGCGATCTTCCTCGTGGGTCTTGCGGCTTTCGGTTTCATCTTCAAATCGGTGTATGGCATGTACTTCGTCAGCCATGCCCAGGCTGGCGTGGTCAGCGTAGCGGGGATGAACGTCACCATGCCCCGCGACGGCACCGTGCAGAGCCTGATCAAAGACAATGCGGTCGCTGCCAAGGGCGCGCCACTGGCAACCTTCAGCACCAGCATGCTTGATGTGCTCAAGGGCCATCTGGACGAAGACCAGCTGCAACCGGCCAAGGTCGAAGAGCTGTTCGGCAAGCAAATGACCGGCACCCTGACCTCGCCGTGCGACTGCGTGGTAGCCCGACAAATGGTCGCTGACGGTCAGTACGCCAGCAAAGGTGATGTGATCTTTGAACTGGTGCCGCGCGGCAGCCAGGCCAACGTCGAAGCGCGCTTCTCGTATCGCCAGTTCGCCGATGTGCGTCCGGGTACGCCTGTGAACTTCCAGGTTGCCGATGAAGAACAGATTCGCACCGGCACCATCGTCAGCAGCACCAGCCTCAACAGCACCGATCTGTCTTCCGACATCCGTGTACAGATCAAGCCCGATGCACCGCTGGACAGCACCTATGCCGGCCGCCCGGTGGAAGTGACCAGCGATCGTGGCCCGTCCCTGAACTGGCTGATCGACAAAGCCATGGCTGCCGGTCTTTAA
- a CDS encoding PhoH family protein — protein MDDHGRNPSSNQPILYVLDTNVLIHDPNALLNFEEHHVAIPMIVLEELDKLKSGHHSVAAECRQAIRLIDKTLGEASPEDVEQGVPIQRGKSGPKGLLSILMNKRSEPNSLLPENLNDNKIINQLIDLHARDKDLRLVLVTKDINMRLKARACGIAAEDYSTDQLVDDVSMLSRGYHTMTGSFWDRVSKVETRQDHGRTWHQVQLTDNLPAVHINEFIIDEQGFVGWIKEIQVDKLLILDLHQEPLLHQEAWGLKPRDIYQSLALYALLDPDIHLVNLTGAAGSGKTILALAAAIEQTMVTKRYRRIIATRSVQGLDQEIGFLPGTEAEKMEPWLGAITDNLEALHMDDENTHGSVDYILSKVPLQFKSLNYIRGRSFQQSLILIDECQNLTPHQMKTIITRAGAGSKVVCLGNLAQIDTPYLSATSSGLTYLTERFKDFPNGVHIALQGVPRSILAEYAESHL, from the coding sequence ATGGATGATCATGGACGTAACCCTTCTTCCAACCAGCCAATCCTTTATGTGCTTGATACCAACGTATTGATCCACGATCCAAACGCGCTGCTTAATTTCGAAGAACACCACGTCGCCATCCCGATGATCGTGCTCGAGGAGCTCGATAAACTCAAAAGCGGGCACCACAGTGTCGCCGCCGAGTGCCGTCAGGCCATCCGCCTGATCGACAAGACCCTGGGCGAAGCCTCTCCCGAGGACGTTGAGCAGGGCGTGCCGATCCAGCGTGGCAAAAGCGGACCCAAGGGTTTGCTGTCGATCCTGATGAACAAGCGCAGCGAACCCAACAGCCTGCTGCCGGAAAACCTCAACGACAACAAAATCATCAACCAATTGATCGACCTGCACGCGCGCGACAAGGACCTGCGCCTGGTGCTGGTGACCAAAGACATCAATATGCGCCTCAAGGCCCGAGCGTGTGGGATCGCTGCCGAGGACTACAGTACCGACCAACTGGTTGACGACGTATCGATGCTGTCTCGTGGTTATCACACCATGACCGGCTCGTTCTGGGATCGCGTCAGCAAGGTGGAAACCCGTCAGGACCATGGCCGCACCTGGCACCAGGTACAACTGACCGACAACCTGCCGGCGGTGCACATCAACGAGTTCATCATCGATGAACAGGGCTTCGTCGGCTGGATCAAAGAGATCCAGGTCGACAAGTTGCTGATCCTCGACTTGCATCAAGAGCCCCTGTTGCACCAGGAAGCCTGGGGCCTGAAACCGCGTGATATTTACCAGAGCCTGGCGCTGTATGCGCTGCTGGATCCGGACATTCACCTGGTCAACCTGACCGGCGCCGCCGGTTCCGGGAAAACCATCCTGGCCCTGGCTGCCGCCATCGAGCAGACCATGGTCACCAAGCGTTATCGCCGCATCATCGCCACCCGCAGCGTGCAGGGCCTGGACCAGGAAATCGGCTTCCTGCCCGGCACCGAAGCGGAAAAAATGGAGCCGTGGCTGGGGGCGATCACCGACAACCTCGAAGCCTTGCACATGGATGACGAAAACACCCATGGCAGCGTCGATTACATCCTCAGCAAAGTGCCGTTGCAGTTCAAATCCCTCAACTACATTCGAGGTCGCAGCTTCCAGCAAAGCCTGATTTTGATCGATGAATGCCAGAACCTCACACCGCACCAGATGAAAACCATCATCACCCGTGCCGGCGCCGGTTCCAAAGTGGTGTGCCTGGGCAACCTGGCACAGATCGACACCCCTTACCTGTCCGCGACCAGCTCCGGGCTGACCTACCTGACGGAACGCTTCAAGGACTTCCCCAACGGCGTGCACATCGCCCTGCAAGGTGTCCCACGTTCGATTCTGGCCGAATACGCCGAGTCGCATCTGTAA
- the alg8 gene encoding mannuronan synthase, whose product MSKLKHVLLQSAGWLFFLSLLMCLALALPATIFDSQSKDFIFLIGAVGIWRYSMGATHFIRGMLFLYVVYPHLRRKVRKLGKAADPSHVFLMVTSFRIDALTTAQVYSSVIREAIECGFPTTVVCSLVEMSDELLVKSLWTKMNPPAHVKLDFVRIAGTGKRDGLAFGFRAISRHLPDDRAVVAVIDGDTVLAEGVVRKTVPWFQLFGNVGGLTTNEFCEVRGGYIMSEWHKLRFAQRHINMCSMALSKRVLTMTGRMSVFRASVVTDPGFIADVESDSLQHWRLGRFKFLTGDDKSSWFSLMRLGYDTFYVPDAAINTVEHPPEKSFIKASRKLMFRWYGNNLRQNSRALGLGVKRLGAFTSVVLFDQRVSMWTSLLGLTVAIIASFKYGGVFILAYLLWIGITRLILTLLLSCSGHKIGPAYPVILYYNQIVGALVKIYVFFRLDQQSWTRQDTKLTRDLASFQRWFNTWSSRTMTFSAGSIFVAVLLMMV is encoded by the coding sequence ATGTCCAAGTTAAAACACGTACTACTTCAATCCGCTGGCTGGCTGTTCTTCCTGAGCCTGCTGATGTGTCTCGCCCTGGCATTGCCGGCGACCATCTTCGACTCCCAGTCCAAGGATTTCATATTCCTGATTGGCGCCGTGGGCATCTGGCGTTACTCAATGGGTGCCACGCATTTTATTCGCGGCATGCTGTTTCTCTATGTGGTCTACCCGCATCTGCGGCGCAAAGTGCGCAAGCTGGGCAAGGCCGCAGATCCGTCCCACGTATTCCTGATGGTCACCAGCTTCCGTATCGACGCGCTGACCACTGCCCAGGTCTACAGCTCGGTGATTCGTGAGGCCATCGAATGTGGCTTCCCCACCACCGTAGTCTGCTCCCTGGTGGAAATGTCCGATGAGCTGCTGGTCAAGAGCCTGTGGACCAAGATGAACCCGCCCGCCCACGTCAAGCTGGACTTCGTGCGCATCGCCGGTACCGGCAAACGTGACGGCCTGGCCTTCGGTTTCCGCGCCATCTCCCGCCACCTGCCGGACGACCGCGCCGTGGTGGCGGTGATCGACGGCGACACCGTGCTCGCCGAAGGCGTTGTGCGTAAAACCGTGCCGTGGTTCCAACTGTTCGGCAATGTCGGCGGCCTGACCACCAACGAATTCTGCGAAGTGCGCGGCGGCTACATCATGAGCGAGTGGCACAAACTGCGCTTCGCCCAACGCCACATCAACATGTGCTCCATGGCTCTGTCCAAACGCGTACTGACCATGACCGGGCGCATGTCGGTGTTCCGCGCCAGCGTGGTGACGGACCCAGGCTTTATCGCCGACGTAGAAAGCGACTCGCTGCAACACTGGCGCCTGGGCCGTTTCAAGTTTCTGACCGGCGACGACAAGTCCAGCTGGTTCAGCCTGATGCGCCTGGGCTACGACACCTTCTACGTGCCGGATGCGGCGATCAACACCGTCGAGCACCCACCGGAAAAGAGCTTTATCAAGGCCAGCCGCAAACTGATGTTCCGCTGGTACGGCAACAACCTGCGGCAGAACTCCCGAGCCCTGGGCCTGGGGGTAAAACGCCTGGGGGCATTCACCAGCGTGGTGCTGTTCGACCAGCGCGTGTCGATGTGGACGTCGTTGCTGGGCCTGACCGTAGCGATCATCGCCAGCTTCAAATACGGCGGCGTGTTCATCCTTGCCTACCTGCTGTGGATCGGCATCACCCGTCTGATTTTGACCCTGTTGCTGTCGTGCTCCGGCCACAAGATCGGCCCGGCCTATCCAGTGATTCTCTATTACAACCAGATCGTCGGCGCGCTGGTGAAAATCTACGTGTTCTTCCGCCTCGATCAACAGTCCTGGACCCGCCAGGACACCAAACTGACCCGCGATTTGGCCAGCTTTCAACGTTGGTTCAACACCTGGTCGTCTCGGACCATGACCTTCTCCGCCGGCAGCATTTTCGTCGCCGTGTTGCTGATGATGGTCTGA
- a CDS encoding alginate export family protein: MKLNPFVKAGIGLTFALLWSCPTLAALTEEKNFGLEVKVTGQSEDDRDLGTKSGGDVNGIGLDLRPWIYGESGNWSAYAMGQAVAASDIIETDTLQQADGTEQSSNDDRKTKKNYLALREFWIGYSGFTPYPGEQLKFGRQRLHNDDGQWRDTNIEALNWTFDTTLLKANVGAAERFSEYRTDLKELSPKDKDRQHFYGDVSYQWTPGQWIGLRGHHTHDDGKLDYPEPGVPADSLDKRENGDLTWLGIEANSDAYNWRNTNTVNYWASITGMKGDRDTVNALNADGTRPANAKRSDDVDGWATDLGVRLRLDPQWQVGAAYARASADYEQNGLQSNRSNWTGTQSRVHRFGEAFRGEMNNMQSISLFGSWQLREDYDASLVYHKFWRVDGNKPVGSNGIDAVQNNTDDVTGAVLSSTSLPLADGKKDLGQEMDLVVTKYFKKGLLPAALSQSIDEPSALVRFRGGVFKPGDAYGKQVDSYMHRAFVDVVWRF, from the coding sequence ATGAAACTCAATCCATTCGTCAAGGCCGGTATTGGCCTGACCTTCGCGCTGTTGTGGTCATGCCCGACCCTGGCGGCCCTGACCGAAGAAAAGAACTTCGGCCTGGAAGTCAAAGTCACTGGCCAGTCCGAAGACGACCGCGACCTGGGTACCAAATCGGGCGGCGACGTCAACGGCATCGGCCTCGATCTGCGCCCGTGGATCTACGGTGAAAGCGGCAACTGGAGCGCCTACGCCATGGGCCAGGCGGTGGCCGCCAGCGACATCATCGAGACCGACACCCTGCAACAGGCCGACGGCACCGAGCAATCGAGCAATGACGACCGCAAGACCAAGAAAAACTACCTGGCCCTGCGCGAGTTCTGGATCGGCTACAGCGGCTTCACGCCCTACCCTGGCGAGCAATTGAAGTTCGGTCGCCAACGCCTGCACAACGACGACGGCCAATGGCGCGACACCAATATCGAGGCGCTGAACTGGACCTTCGACACCACCTTGCTCAAGGCCAATGTCGGCGCCGCCGAACGCTTCAGCGAATACCGCACCGACCTCAAGGAACTGTCGCCCAAGGACAAGGACCGTCAACACTTCTACGGTGACGTGTCCTACCAGTGGACGCCGGGCCAGTGGATCGGCCTGCGCGGTCATCACACCCATGACGACGGCAAGCTCGACTACCCGGAACCAGGCGTACCCGCCGATTCCCTGGACAAGCGCGAAAACGGCGACCTGACCTGGCTCGGCATCGAAGCCAACAGTGACGCTTACAACTGGCGCAACACCAACACCGTCAACTACTGGGCGAGCATCACTGGCATGAAGGGCGACCGCGACACCGTCAACGCCCTGAACGCTGACGGCACCCGCCCGGCCAACGCCAAGCGCAGCGACGACGTCGACGGTTGGGCCACCGACCTCGGTGTACGCCTGCGCCTCGACCCGCAGTGGCAAGTGGGTGCAGCTTATGCCCGCGCCAGCGCCGACTACGAGCAGAACGGTCTGCAAAGCAACCGCTCGAACTGGACCGGCACCCAATCGCGGGTTCACCGTTTCGGCGAGGCGTTTCGCGGCGAGATGAACAACATGCAATCCATCAGCCTGTTCGGTTCCTGGCAGTTGCGCGAGGACTACGACGCAAGCCTTGTGTACCACAAGTTCTGGCGCGTCGACGGCAACAAGCCGGTGGGCAGCAACGGCATTGATGCCGTGCAGAACAATACCGACGACGTCACCGGCGCCGTGCTTTCCAGTACCTCCCTGCCCTTGGCAGACGGTAAGAAAGACCTCGGCCAGGAGATGGACCTGGTGGTCACCAAGTACTTCAAGAAAGGCCTGTTGCCGGCCGCGCTCAGCCAGTCCATCGACGAACCGTCGGCCCTGGTGCGCTTCCGTGGTGGCGTGTTCAAACCGGGCGATGCCTATGGCAAACAAGTCGACTCGTACATGCACCGCGCCTTTGTCGACGTGGTCTGGCGATTCTGA